One genomic window of Cyanobacteriota bacterium includes the following:
- the fliN gene encoding flagellar motor switch protein FliN has protein sequence MSLDKNQEATLTSLLHSLCAKAAPALSNLAGSTIDIQFNSFVSAKTSAENLHSEEELVLASAKLAEGTINLLFLKNDAASIAGLITGSKEPNPEFTESMNGALSSAITEALNTVLINNKQIDIGYQQNSLKLKMIDPNNQETLGLGQMGMAPKIALALSLHSESKNIKVQIEVPTSLIQSKIVSAASPSKTNKDATIGDVFGADFSEIINSHNPEEIDEKKNLNLLMDIRLGLIVELGRSEMHLKEILKLTKGSIIELDRLSGEPVDLFANNKLIARGEVVVIDDNFGLRITQLAGLTNQAELNLLGGDAD, from the coding sequence ATGTCCCTTGATAAAAATCAAGAAGCAACTCTAACGAGCCTGTTACACAGTTTGTGTGCCAAGGCTGCACCTGCATTATCCAATCTTGCAGGTAGCACGATTGATATTCAGTTTAATAGTTTTGTTTCTGCTAAAACGAGTGCCGAAAATCTTCATTCAGAAGAAGAACTAGTTCTTGCTTCAGCAAAATTGGCTGAAGGTACAATCAATCTTTTATTTCTTAAAAATGATGCTGCAAGCATAGCCGGTCTCATCACCGGTTCCAAAGAACCCAATCCTGAATTTACTGAATCAATGAACGGAGCATTGAGTTCTGCTATTACTGAAGCTCTCAATACTGTACTTATCAACAATAAACAAATTGACATTGGCTATCAGCAAAATAGTTTAAAACTCAAAATGATTGACCCGAATAACCAAGAGACGCTTGGTCTTGGTCAAATGGGAATGGCCCCGAAAATAGCTCTGGCATTAAGTCTTCATTCTGAATCAAAGAACATCAAAGTTCAAATAGAAGTGCCGACAAGTTTAATCCAAAGTAAAATAGTTTCAGCTGCAAGTCCAAGCAAAACTAACAAAGATGCAACGATTGGTGATGTTTTTGGTGCAGACTTTAGTGAGATAATTAACTCTCACAATCCTGAAGAAATAGATGAGAAAAAAAATCTCAATTTGCTGATGGACATTAGACTTGGTCTAATTGTTGAGCTGGGTAGATCAGAAATGCACCTTAAAGAAATTCTCAAATTAACCAAAGGTTCGATTATCGAACTTGATAGACTTTCTGGCGAGCCTGTAGATTTATTTGCAAACAATAAACTCATAGCACGTGGTGAAGTTGTTGTTATCGATGATAATTTTGGACTTCGAATTACACAATTAGCTGGTCTAACTAATCAAGCCGAACTAAATCTCTTAGGTGGAGACGCTGATTAA